One genomic segment of Streptomyces sp. TLI_146 includes these proteins:
- a CDS encoding NAD(P)H-binding protein, with the protein MIVVTGATGNVGRHLVRTLASSGEWVTAVSRRVPAGLMPGNVEFQQADPARPESLKPALDGADALYLLVPGDGEGLDPYAILDTARAAGVRRVVLQSSQATATRPHSPAHTRLRAFEDAVRESGLTWTVLRPSGFASNAYMWAASIRSERTVTAPFGDVALPVIDPADIAAVAAAALRDGSHTGRTYELTGPAPLSPREQTRAIGEALGAPVRFVEQSPAEARELLTRFMPEPVVEATLGILGEPTPEERRVSPDVERVLGRAPRPFSAWAADNVAAFR; encoded by the coding sequence ATGATCGTGGTGACCGGAGCAACCGGGAACGTCGGACGGCACCTTGTTCGGACCCTCGCCTCGTCGGGCGAGTGGGTGACAGCGGTCTCCCGTCGCGTCCCGGCCGGGTTGATGCCGGGCAACGTGGAGTTCCAGCAGGCCGATCCGGCCCGGCCCGAGAGCCTCAAGCCCGCCCTCGACGGGGCCGACGCGCTGTACCTCCTCGTCCCCGGCGACGGCGAGGGCCTCGACCCGTACGCCATCCTCGACACGGCGCGGGCCGCCGGGGTGCGCCGGGTCGTCCTCCAGTCGTCGCAGGCCACCGCCACCCGCCCGCACTCCCCCGCACACACCCGGCTGCGCGCCTTCGAGGACGCCGTACGGGAGTCGGGCCTGACGTGGACGGTCCTGCGGCCCAGCGGATTCGCCTCCAACGCCTATATGTGGGCGGCCTCGATCCGCTCCGAGCGGACGGTCACGGCGCCCTTCGGCGATGTCGCCCTGCCCGTCATCGACCCGGCCGACATCGCCGCGGTCGCCGCCGCGGCCCTGCGCGACGGGAGCCACACGGGCCGGACGTACGAACTCACCGGACCGGCCCCGCTCTCGCCGCGCGAGCAGACCCGCGCGATCGGGGAGGCGCTGGGGGCGCCGGTGCGCTTCGTCGAGCAGAGCCCGGCCGAGGCACGGGAGCTGCTCACCCGCTTCATGCCGGAGCCGGTGGTCGAGGCCACGCTCGGCATCCTCGGCGAACCCACGCCCGAGGAGCGGCGGGTGAGCCCGGACGTGGAGCGGGTCCTGGGCCGGGCGCCGCGTCCGTTCAGCGCCTGGGCGGCGGACAACGTGGCGGCCTTCAGGTGA
- a CDS encoding radical SAM protein, with protein sequence MERANNVADGPQSVIWDITYACPLRCTHCYSESGRRPTRQVGHDDMLRIADAIISLGPLQVTLAGGEPLLVKGVFEVAERLTRAGISVLVYTGGWNFQPWMTEELARVCGRVVVSVDGPAPEVHDRIRGRAGSFERAMRALALLEAAARERDGRGERPLPFAIDCVVVRSNVDRLEEFCTDVVPRFPHLSSLDFGAAVPSGLGSRTGYAEHELLSDEQLVELGGEERRARLQALAPATVRVGTSTNFSLQMNPEQVARGLDFQSVQIEPDGQVRAMLIYEGTVGSLLEEPPAELWRRAVERWTDPFVTEALSGAGAGTMRGWAEAVRRIDYHFGSDEVRARIDRRPVFTAPTAG encoded by the coding sequence ATGGAGCGCGCGAACAACGTTGCCGATGGTCCCCAGTCCGTCATCTGGGACATCACGTACGCCTGTCCGCTGCGCTGCACCCACTGCTACTCGGAGTCGGGCAGGCGGCCGACGCGCCAGGTCGGCCACGACGACATGCTCCGCATCGCCGACGCGATCATCTCCCTGGGCCCCCTCCAGGTCACCCTCGCCGGGGGTGAACCGCTCCTGGTCAAGGGGGTGTTCGAAGTCGCGGAGCGGCTGACGCGGGCCGGTATCTCGGTGCTCGTGTACACCGGCGGCTGGAACTTCCAGCCGTGGATGACCGAAGAGCTGGCGCGCGTGTGCGGGCGGGTCGTGGTGAGTGTCGACGGCCCCGCGCCCGAGGTGCACGACCGGATCCGCGGCAGGGCGGGTTCGTTCGAGCGGGCGATGCGGGCGCTGGCACTGCTGGAGGCCGCAGCGCGGGAGCGGGACGGGCGCGGTGAGCGCCCGCTCCCGTTCGCCATCGACTGTGTGGTCGTACGGAGCAACGTCGACCGGCTGGAGGAGTTCTGCACGGACGTCGTCCCCCGGTTCCCGCACCTGAGCTCGCTCGACTTCGGGGCCGCCGTGCCGTCCGGGCTCGGCAGCCGCACCGGATACGCCGAGCACGAACTTCTCTCGGACGAACAGCTCGTCGAGCTGGGCGGTGAGGAGCGGCGCGCGCGGCTTCAGGCGCTCGCCCCGGCCACCGTCCGGGTCGGCACGTCGACCAACTTCTCGTTGCAGATGAACCCCGAACAGGTGGCGCGCGGGCTCGACTTCCAGTCGGTGCAGATCGAGCCCGACGGGCAGGTCCGGGCCATGCTCATCTACGAGGGCACGGTCGGCAGTCTGCTGGAGGAGCCGCCCGCCGAGCTGTGGCGGCGTGCGGTGGAGCGGTGGACCGACCCGTTCGTGACCGAGGCGCTCTCCGGCGCGGGCGCGGGCACCATGCGCGGCTGGGCCGAGGCCGTGCGGCGTATCGACTACCACTTCGGCTCCGACGAGGTCCGCGCCCGCATCGACCGCCGCCCGGTGTTCACCGCGCCGACCGCAGGCTGA
- a CDS encoding potassium channel family protein has product MERAGPEERRRRRALAGHLLRSAASVVLLTSLYYLAPLDRGVGVGTAVALALGLVLFGCLTVWQIAAITHAEYPRLRAIEALATGVPLFLVLFSATYFLLADDRPASFSEPLSRTGALYFTVTVFATVGFGDIAPATDTSRALTTAQMILDLIVVGVIAKALFGAVQVGLRRRDAGPEDPEEEP; this is encoded by the coding sequence ATGGAACGCGCAGGCCCGGAAGAGCGGCGCCGTCGCCGTGCCCTCGCCGGTCATCTGCTGCGGTCGGCGGCCTCGGTGGTCCTGCTGACGTCGCTGTACTACCTGGCCCCGCTGGACCGGGGAGTCGGCGTCGGCACCGCCGTGGCGCTCGCGCTGGGCCTTGTCCTCTTCGGCTGCCTCACGGTCTGGCAGATCGCCGCCATCACCCATGCGGAGTATCCGCGGCTGCGGGCGATCGAGGCGCTGGCCACCGGCGTGCCGCTCTTCCTCGTGCTGTTCTCCGCCACGTACTTCCTGCTCGCCGACGACCGGCCGGCGTCGTTCTCGGAGCCGCTGAGCCGGACCGGCGCCCTGTACTTCACGGTCACGGTCTTCGCGACCGTCGGCTTCGGCGACATCGCACCCGCCACCGACACCAGCCGTGCGCTCACCACCGCGCAGATGATCCTGGACCTGATCGTGGTGGGCGTCATCGCCAAGGCCCTCTTCGGCGCGGTCCAGGTCGGGCTGCGCCGCAGGGACGCGGGCCCCGAGGACCCGGAGGAGGAGCCGTGA
- a CDS encoding YafY family protein, translating to MRADRLVATLLFLQTRGRVTAREVAAELEVSERTARRDLEALAAAGIPVYSQHGRGGGWSLVGGARTDLTGLTAAEIRAMFLVAGPSAATPELRTALRKLVRALPAPLRPDAEAASKAGVTDGTDWWRLPVTAGTPQLDALQGAVVDGLRIRLGYARPGSPAGMRTVDPLGLVTKAGVPYLVAGTDKGGGEQPVAGSGHDGLRIFRLDRITSVEVTADPVVRPEGFDLASAWRALAAPMEERMRGATVRGRADPTAGRVLAVLFGGRLRLGGERADGWLEMEIDGPSPEVVAAQLAGLGARVEVLEPPEARERLAELGAELAGLYGEG from the coding sequence ATGAGAGCCGATCGTCTGGTGGCGACCCTGTTGTTCCTGCAGACACGCGGACGCGTGACCGCGCGCGAGGTGGCGGCGGAGCTGGAGGTGTCCGAGCGCACCGCGCGCCGCGACCTGGAGGCGCTGGCGGCCGCCGGCATCCCGGTGTACTCCCAGCACGGGCGGGGCGGCGGCTGGTCCCTGGTCGGCGGGGCCCGTACCGACCTCACCGGTCTGACGGCCGCCGAGATCCGTGCGATGTTCCTGGTCGCGGGGCCGTCGGCGGCCACGCCCGAACTGCGCACGGCGCTGCGCAAGTTGGTCCGGGCGCTGCCCGCGCCGCTCCGGCCCGACGCCGAGGCCGCGTCGAAGGCCGGTGTCACGGACGGCACGGACTGGTGGCGCCTGCCCGTCACCGCGGGCACGCCCCAGCTGGACGCGCTGCAAGGGGCGGTGGTGGACGGCCTGCGGATCCGCCTCGGATACGCCCGCCCCGGCAGCCCGGCCGGTATGCGCACGGTCGACCCCCTGGGCCTGGTCACCAAGGCGGGAGTCCCGTATCTCGTGGCCGGTACGGACAAGGGGGGAGGCGAGCAGCCGGTGGCCGGATCCGGCCACGACGGTCTGCGTATCTTCCGGCTCGACCGGATCACCTCGGTCGAGGTGACCGCGGACCCCGTCGTGCGGCCGGAGGGCTTCGATCTGGCCTCGGCCTGGCGGGCCCTGGCCGCGCCGATGGAGGAGCGGATGCGCGGCGCGACCGTACGGGGGCGGGCCGATCCCACGGCCGGGCGCGTCCTGGCGGTCCTGTTCGGCGGCCGACTGCGCCTGGGCGGCGAACGGGCCGACGGATGGCTGGAGATGGAGATCGACGGCCCGTCCCCGGAGGTCGTGGCCGCGCAACTGGCCGGTCTCGGGGCGCGGGTGGAGGTCCTGGAACCGCCGGAGGCCCGCGAGCGGCTCGCGGAACTGGGGGCCGAACTCGCCGGGCTCTACGGCGAGGGGTAG
- a CDS encoding HoxN/HupN/NixA family nickel/cobalt transporter gives MIHEVLERERMTLPTPAATFHWRREDTVRTAWLLAVIAALHVVAFGILFLLVVPEHYEVGSKTFGLGLGVTAYTLGMRHAFDADHIAAIDNTTRKLMADGKRPVSVGFWFALGHSSVVVVMAALVAGGAQLAGTLMNDDSQTHQTLGIVGTTVSGSFLYLIAALNLLALAGILRVFRAMRAGTYDEAELEQHLDSRGFMNRLLGRFTKSITRPGQMYPLGFLFGLGFDTATEVTLMVMAGSGAAAGLPWYAVLCLPLLFAAGMSLFDTIDGTFMNFAYQWAFSNPVRKVFYNLTITGLSIAVAFLIGTIELVGVLHDKLDLRDGATGWIAGLDLDNVGFIIVGLFVAVWAAALAYWRLAKVEQRWAGRVPPRPAEVPGQAASEPVPDVT, from the coding sequence ATGATCCACGAGGTGCTGGAGCGTGAACGAATGACCCTGCCCACCCCTGCCGCCACATTCCACTGGCGGCGCGAGGACACCGTGCGCACCGCCTGGCTGCTGGCGGTGATCGCCGCCCTGCACGTGGTGGCGTTCGGCATCCTCTTCCTGCTCGTCGTGCCCGAGCACTACGAGGTCGGCTCGAAGACGTTCGGCCTGGGCCTCGGCGTCACCGCCTACACCCTCGGCATGCGGCACGCCTTCGACGCCGACCACATCGCGGCGATTGACAACACCACCCGCAAGCTGATGGCCGACGGCAAACGCCCGGTGTCGGTCGGCTTCTGGTTCGCGCTCGGGCACTCCAGCGTCGTGGTCGTCATGGCGGCCCTGGTCGCCGGGGGCGCGCAGCTCGCGGGCACCCTGATGAACGACGACTCACAGACCCACCAGACGCTCGGCATCGTCGGCACGACCGTCTCCGGATCGTTCCTGTACCTCATCGCCGCGCTCAACCTCCTCGCCCTCGCCGGCATCCTGCGGGTCTTCCGGGCCATGCGCGCGGGCACGTACGACGAGGCCGAGCTGGAACAGCACCTGGACTCACGGGGGTTCATGAACCGCCTCCTGGGCCGCTTCACCAAGTCGATCACCCGGCCCGGCCAGATGTACCCGCTGGGCTTCCTCTTCGGGCTCGGCTTCGACACCGCCACCGAGGTCACCCTGATGGTGATGGCCGGCTCGGGCGCGGCCGCCGGGCTGCCCTGGTACGCGGTGCTGTGCCTGCCGCTGCTCTTCGCGGCGGGAATGAGCCTGTTCGACACCATCGACGGCACCTTCATGAACTTCGCCTACCAGTGGGCCTTCTCCAACCCGGTGCGCAAGGTGTTCTACAACCTCACCATCACCGGGCTCTCCATCGCGGTGGCCTTCCTGATCGGCACGATCGAGCTGGTGGGGGTCCTGCACGACAAGCTCGACCTGCGCGACGGCGCGACCGGCTGGATCGCGGGCCTCGACCTGGACAACGTGGGCTTCATCATCGTCGGCCTGTTCGTCGCGGTGTGGGCCGCGGCCCTGGCGTACTGGCGGCTGGCCAAGGTCGAGCAGCGGTGGGCGGGGCGCGTCCCCCCGCGGCCCGCCGAAGTGCCCGGCCAGGCCGCATCCGAGCCGGTCCCGGACGTCACCTGA
- a CDS encoding aldehyde dehydrogenase family protein: MNPIQEQPADTVARLRATFRTGRTKPVEWRTTQLRRLREMLTERGADLVESLRADLGKSPAEVQRTEIGFTVREIDHTLDHLAQWLRPEPAPVPEHLGGATAWTQYDPLGVVLVIAPWNYPAQLLLTPMIGALAAGNAVVVKPSELAPATSAVLARLLPEYLDPDAVAVVEGGIPETTALLAERFDHIFYTGNGTVGRIVMAAAVQHLTPVTLELGGKSPVFVDRDADLDTVAARLAAGKFLNAGQTCVAPDYVLTDPETARALEPALARAVEALYGADPQASAEYGRIVNERHFDRLSALLDSGRVVTGGRGDRATKYLAPTVLADVDPKSPVMREEIFGPILPIVTVADLDEAIGFINDRDKPLALYAFTESTTTRERLAAETSSGGLGLGLPLAHLTVSDLPFGGVGESGMGNYHGRYSIETFSHRKAVLAAG; encoded by the coding sequence ATGAACCCCATCCAGGAGCAGCCCGCCGACACCGTGGCCCGGCTGCGCGCCACCTTCCGCACCGGCCGCACCAAGCCCGTCGAGTGGCGCACCACCCAGCTGCGACGCCTGCGCGAGATGCTCACCGAGCGCGGTGCGGACCTGGTGGAGTCGCTCCGCGCGGACCTCGGCAAGAGCCCGGCCGAGGTCCAGCGCACCGAGATCGGCTTCACCGTCCGGGAGATCGACCACACCCTGGACCACCTCGCGCAGTGGCTGCGCCCCGAGCCCGCGCCCGTCCCGGAGCACCTGGGCGGGGCGACGGCCTGGACGCAGTACGACCCGCTGGGCGTGGTCCTGGTCATCGCGCCCTGGAACTATCCGGCGCAGCTGCTGCTCACCCCGATGATCGGCGCCCTGGCCGCGGGGAACGCGGTCGTGGTCAAGCCCAGCGAGCTGGCTCCGGCCACCTCCGCCGTGCTGGCGCGGCTGCTGCCCGAGTATCTCGACCCGGACGCGGTGGCCGTGGTGGAAGGCGGCATCCCGGAGACCACGGCGCTGCTGGCCGAGCGGTTCGACCACATCTTCTACACCGGCAACGGCACCGTCGGCCGTATCGTCATGGCCGCCGCCGTCCAGCACCTCACCCCGGTCACCCTCGAACTGGGCGGCAAGTCCCCGGTGTTCGTCGACCGGGACGCCGACCTCGACACGGTCGCGGCCCGGCTGGCCGCGGGCAAGTTCCTCAACGCGGGCCAGACCTGTGTCGCGCCCGACTACGTCCTCACCGACCCGGAGACCGCCCGCGCCCTCGAACCGGCGCTGGCCCGGGCCGTGGAGGCCCTGTACGGAGCCGACCCGCAGGCCTCCGCCGAGTACGGCCGCATCGTCAACGAGCGCCACTTCGACCGGCTGAGCGCGCTGCTCGACTCGGGCCGGGTCGTCACCGGTGGCCGGGGCGACCGCGCCACCAAGTACCTCGCGCCGACCGTCCTCGCCGACGTCGACCCCAAGTCGCCGGTGATGCGGGAGGAGATCTTCGGGCCGATCCTGCCCATCGTCACGGTGGCGGACCTGGACGAGGCCATCGGCTTCATCAACGACCGCGACAAGCCGCTGGCCCTGTACGCCTTCACCGAGTCCACGACCACCCGCGAGCGCCTGGCCGCCGAGACCTCGTCGGGCGGCCTCGGCCTCGGTCTGCCGCTGGCCCATCTCACCGTCTCCGACCTGCCGTTCGGCGGCGTCGGCGAGAGCGGCATGGGCAACTACCACGGCCGCTACTCCATCGAGACGTTCAGCCACCGCAAGGCGGTGCTGGCCGCCGGGTGA
- a CDS encoding peptidoglycan-binding protein, whose product MKQVRILVVALLSAGVLGGAGMLAPADAATSATRATSAAGCAQTRPFLSQGDRGTCVRYLQQKLTDQGISTRVDGVFGSGTTKSVKSFQYLCGYRGHEVDGLVGPRTWAGLLDHACV is encoded by the coding sequence ATGAAACAGGTACGGATCCTCGTCGTCGCGCTGCTCAGCGCCGGAGTGCTGGGCGGCGCGGGCATGCTCGCCCCGGCCGATGCGGCCACGTCCGCCACCCGGGCGACGAGCGCCGCCGGATGTGCCCAGACCCGGCCGTTCCTCTCGCAGGGCGACCGGGGCACCTGTGTCAGGTACCTCCAGCAGAAGCTCACCGACCAGGGCATCAGCACCCGCGTCGACGGTGTCTTCGGCAGCGGGACGACCAAGTCGGTGAAGAGCTTCCAGTACCTCTGCGGCTACCGCGGCCACGAGGTGGACGGACTGGTCGGGCCCCGCACCTGGGCGGGTCTGCTGGACCACGCCTGCGTGTGA
- a CDS encoding penicillin acylase family protein produces the protein MRRLGSVVAALCLTSGTAALLPAPASAAPAPDGKWVDSKRVDDHGYTAQIRRTEYGIPHVLAHDYGGLGYGYGYAFAQDNLCQLADQVMTLRGDRSRYLGPTGTTADDTPNLASDTYHQGLRQAGTVRRLLDRPAPLGPTPELRRMVEGYAAGYNRYLRDTGAAHLPDPTCKGQPWVGPINAMDIWNLVYDVNGAFGATALKQAIATATPPTGAGGKAAPKPRRAATAATAAAAATGAPSVAASGSASVPAREIPSPPSTRKGPRRDDLGSNGWALGRDATRGRDGMLLANPHLAWIGGYRFYQVQLTIPGVIDVAGASIYGTPLVEIGHNRTLAWTHTTSNADHASLYRLALAPGDPTSYLVDGKAVPMTRRTVPVTVRGADGKVSTVSSTLHTSRYGPVLAEGWTRTEAYALRDANADNLRSMNEWLAIGRARSVAQLKQAHQTYQGIPWTYTIATDTAGTAYFNDSSAVPHVADDQLKRCALPGGGGEDLVGVLDGSTSACDWGSDPDAVVPGIFGPGHQPRLTRTDYVANSNNDSTLTNPAEPLAGYPRMYRAGVPLGPRAQLGLQMIAGRRDGSDGLGAPGFTLSTLQASMLGDRNYTAELGRDDAVAMCRAHPVLTATDGTEVDVRAACDVLAAWDTRDDPDSRGAVLWKAFRTRVDGPHAWWRVPYDPAQPLTTPRGLNGDEPQVRRALADAVRQLAADQVPLDAPIGSVQRWAGIPLPGCSGGEGCFNVVDASPTSGSGGATRPSSPDDYASGSSFIMATELTAQGPRTRTILTYGQSVNPESPHYTDQTVLFSHKRWVTERFTEAEIASDPQLRTITLRG, from the coding sequence ATGCGGAGACTGGGGTCCGTGGTGGCCGCTCTCTGCCTGACCTCCGGCACCGCCGCGCTGTTACCGGCGCCCGCGTCCGCCGCGCCGGCACCGGACGGCAAATGGGTGGACAGCAAACGGGTGGACGACCACGGCTACACCGCGCAGATCCGCCGCACCGAGTACGGCATCCCGCACGTCCTGGCCCACGACTACGGCGGCTTGGGGTACGGATACGGCTACGCGTTCGCGCAGGACAACCTGTGCCAACTCGCCGACCAGGTCATGACGTTGCGGGGCGACCGCTCCAGATACCTCGGCCCGACGGGGACGACCGCCGACGACACGCCCAACCTGGCGAGCGACACCTACCACCAGGGACTGCGGCAGGCAGGTACGGTCCGGCGGCTGCTCGACCGCCCGGCGCCGCTCGGCCCGACGCCCGAGCTGCGCCGGATGGTCGAGGGGTACGCCGCCGGGTACAACCGGTATCTGCGCGACACCGGCGCCGCTCACCTGCCGGACCCGACGTGCAAGGGCCAGCCCTGGGTCGGCCCGATCAACGCCATGGACATCTGGAACCTCGTCTACGACGTCAACGGCGCCTTCGGCGCGACGGCGCTCAAGCAGGCCATCGCCACCGCGACCCCGCCGACAGGGGCCGGGGGCAAGGCCGCCCCGAAGCCACGACGGGCAGCAACGGCAGCAACAGCAGCAGCGGCAGCCACAGGAGCGCCCAGCGTCGCCGCGAGCGGTTCGGCCTCGGTGCCCGCGCGGGAAATTCCCTCACCCCCGTCCACCCGCAAGGGCCCCCGCCGCGACGACCTCGGCAGCAACGGCTGGGCGCTCGGCCGTGACGCGACCCGTGGCCGCGACGGCATGCTGCTGGCCAACCCGCACCTGGCCTGGATCGGCGGGTACCGCTTCTACCAGGTGCAGTTGACGATCCCGGGCGTCATCGACGTCGCGGGCGCGAGCATCTACGGCACCCCGCTCGTCGAGATCGGCCACAACCGCACCCTGGCCTGGACGCACACCACGAGCAACGCCGACCACGCCTCGCTCTACCGCCTCGCCCTCGCACCCGGCGACCCGACGAGCTACCTGGTCGACGGCAAGGCCGTGCCGATGACCCGCAGGACCGTTCCGGTCACGGTCCGGGGCGCCGACGGCAAGGTGTCCACCGTCTCCAGCACCCTCCACACCTCCCGGTACGGCCCGGTCCTCGCCGAGGGCTGGACGCGCACCGAGGCGTACGCACTGAGGGACGCCAACGCGGACAACCTGCGCTCGATGAACGAGTGGCTGGCGATCGGCAGGGCGCGGTCCGTGGCCCAGCTCAAGCAGGCCCACCAGACGTACCAGGGCATCCCGTGGACGTACACGATCGCCACGGACACCGCCGGTACCGCGTACTTCAACGACTCCTCCGCCGTGCCCCACGTCGCCGACGACCAGCTCAAGCGGTGTGCCCTGCCGGGCGGGGGCGGCGAGGATCTGGTCGGTGTGCTCGACGGTTCGACCTCGGCCTGCGACTGGGGCAGCGACCCCGACGCGGTGGTGCCGGGCATCTTCGGCCCCGGCCACCAGCCCCGGCTGACCCGGACCGACTATGTGGCCAACTCCAACAACGACTCGACGCTGACCAACCCCGCCGAGCCGCTGGCCGGTTACCCGCGGATGTACCGCGCCGGAGTTCCCCTCGGGCCGCGCGCCCAGCTCGGGCTCCAGATGATCGCGGGCCGGCGCGACGGCTCCGACGGACTCGGCGCTCCCGGCTTCACCCTGTCCACGTTGCAGGCGAGCATGCTCGGCGACCGCAACTACACGGCGGAGCTGGGCCGCGACGACGCGGTCGCGATGTGCCGCGCGCACCCCGTCCTGACCGCCACCGACGGCACCGAGGTGGATGTGCGCGCCGCCTGTGACGTCCTGGCGGCCTGGGACACCCGCGACGACCCCGACAGCCGCGGCGCCGTGTTGTGGAAGGCGTTCCGCACCCGAGTGGACGGCCCGCACGCCTGGTGGCGCGTTCCGTACGACCCGGCCCAGCCGCTCACCACCCCGCGCGGGCTCAACGGCGACGAGCCGCAGGTGCGGCGCGCGCTGGCCGACGCCGTCCGCCAGCTGGCCGCCGACCAGGTGCCGCTGGACGCGCCGATAGGCAGTGTGCAGCGCTGGGCGGGGATTCCGCTGCCCGGCTGCTCCGGAGGCGAGGGCTGCTTCAACGTCGTGGACGCGTCACCCACGTCGGGCAGCGGCGGCGCCACACGCCCGAGCTCCCCGGACGACTACGCGTCGGGCTCCAGCTTCATCATGGCCACGGAGCTGACGGCCCAGGGGCCGCGCACCCGGACGATCCTCACCTACGGGCAGTCCGTCAACCCCGAATCGCCGCACTACACCGACCAGACCGTCCTCTTCTCGCACAAGCGCTGGGTCACGGAACGGTTCACCGAGGCGGAGATAGCGTCCGACCCCCAGCTGCGGACCATAACCCTGCGGGGCTGA